A genomic stretch from Fodinibius salinus includes:
- a CDS encoding OmpA family protein has product MINSKLIILVSSLFLGMTLFIGCSGSEELRAPSERTMEYLQSLDDETLRSLDTDSDGLNDYQEMNETNTDPLTADSDGDGLNDGAEVNEFNTDPNTADSDGDGLNDGEEVNSYNTDPNNADSDGDGLNDGEEVNEYRTDPNAADSDGDGLNDYDEINKHNSDPNKSDSDGDGFSDSQELEMGTNLTNADDPVYLKKSDLKTINFAFDKSNIDKQAAKILKANIKKLMKTDKFRVRIDAYTDHVGGDQYNLRLSKRRAESVTQFYIDNGISKDRIESRGLGKAPKPCMDMTEDRGCRKNRRAESHPLSNLKYEPMN; this is encoded by the coding sequence ATGATAAATTCAAAATTAATTATACTTGTTTCTTCCCTTTTTCTCGGGATGACATTATTTATAGGTTGTTCCGGATCAGAAGAGTTACGCGCTCCTTCAGAACGTACTATGGAATATCTCCAGTCTCTGGACGATGAAACCTTGCGTTCACTGGATACAGACAGCGATGGTCTTAATGACTATCAGGAAATGAATGAAACCAACACCGATCCTTTGACTGCCGACAGTGATGGCGACGGTCTAAATGACGGTGCTGAAGTAAATGAGTTTAATACCGATCCCAATACTGCTGACAGTGACGGAGACGGCCTTAATGACGGTGAAGAGGTTAACTCTTACAACACCGATCCTAATAATGCTGACAGTGATGGTGACGGCCTAAATGACGGTGAAGAAGTAAACGAATACCGTACCGATCCTAACGCCGCTGATTCTGATGGCGACGGACTCAATGATTATGACGAAATCAACAAACATAATTCTGATCCTAATAAATCAGACTCAGACGGAGATGGATTCTCTGACTCTCAAGAGTTAGAGATGGGTACCAATCTCACAAATGCCGATGACCCTGTTTACCTTAAAAAGAGTGATCTGAAAACGATCAACTTTGCTTTCGACAAGTCTAATATCGATAAGCAGGCGGCTAAGATTTTGAAAGCAAATATCAAAAAGTTGATGAAGACTGATAAGTTCCGCGTTCGTATTGATGCATACACTGACCACGTTGGGGGAGACCAATATAACCTACGTCTCAGTAAGCGACGTGCAGAATCCGTTACACAATTCTATATTGATAACGGAATCTCTAAGGACCGCATCGAATCTCGAGGACTAGGAAAAGCGCCTAAGCCTTGCATGGATATGACGGAAGACAGAGGCTGCCGCAAGAATCGTCGCGCAGAATCTCATCCTTTAAGCAATTTGAAGTATGAGCCAATGAATTAA
- a CDS encoding FecR family protein produces MKKFWLFGKVFVFMCAASILLSGSVYDPPADRPLAFVQKFKPNVDIKKSGELQNVKKRGRPLYNNDTLRTNENGFALVQFMDKSLVKVKPESQLVVQGEIEGKQNTNTRIGLETGEIFLNVANQSSENFEVATSTTVASVKGTEFGASSKNYFWVQEGRVQLLIDGSDETATLTDQMYGQVQQDGSIETGELSKEEVETKRKDFDKMDKDLTPVIYELRFIDNNGQEQIIKLRVFENDN; encoded by the coding sequence ATGAAGAAGTTTTGGCTGTTCGGTAAGGTTTTTGTCTTCATGTGTGCTGCCAGTATTTTGCTTTCGGGATCTGTGTACGATCCGCCTGCAGATCGACCGCTTGCTTTTGTACAAAAGTTTAAGCCCAATGTGGATATTAAAAAGTCCGGAGAGCTACAGAATGTTAAAAAACGAGGTCGTCCTCTTTATAATAATGATACTCTCCGTACCAATGAGAATGGCTTTGCACTGGTGCAGTTCATGGACAAAAGTTTGGTTAAAGTGAAGCCCGAATCACAATTGGTGGTTCAGGGAGAGATCGAGGGGAAACAAAATACGAATACACGCATTGGGCTTGAGACAGGCGAAATTTTCCTCAATGTAGCAAACCAATCGTCCGAAAATTTTGAAGTTGCTACCAGCACGACCGTAGCCTCGGTAAAGGGGACAGAGTTTGGAGCATCATCCAAGAATTATTTTTGGGTACAGGAGGGGCGGGTACAGCTTCTTATTGATGGTTCTGACGAAACTGCAACGCTGACAGACCAAATGTATGGACAGGTGCAGCAGGACGGATCCATTGAAACGGGGGAGCTGAGCAAAGAAGAGGTCGAAACCAAGAGAAAAGATTTTGATAAGATGGATAAGGATCTGACTCCTGTTATCTATGAATTGCGCTTTATTGATAATAATGGTCAAGAGCAGATTATAAAGCTGAGAGTTTTTGAAAACGACAACTAA
- a CDS encoding DUF5686 and carboxypeptidase-like regulatory domain-containing protein: MSKKCSVYLFLLFLLLAGGVTQAQTTITGTITDAKTGKTLPSANILIKNTYHGTITNTSGNFSLTIPDSLLPATLLVRYIGYQSTIRTINTKSASEQNFALQPSVTEMQEIVVTDEDPGVRIMREVISRKQQWHKKLNTYRADAYTRQRLANDTSIVSITESVSEIFWDKQQGHREVLKSKRQTANIKAGENFAGVSYLPNFYDDNVEIADFELVGVTHPKALDYYNFKLVGQTSLDNKTVFKIKVTPTRKLQPLFKGTVFVLKDKYALLEVKLTPNDVVNFPAPVKSFNLDYKQQFNNFGKSFWLPVDVRINGKIKISMIGLDFPKINFNQISRLTNYHVNTSLPDSLYRQDDLFSVDSTTIRSDSLLNDQINTVPLSEDEQQAYTTIDSSATLEKAFKPSGFLSGFVDNSEGNSTAGFFSFLNSVPGKITPDLRYNRVDQAYIGLKYKINLFEQLELHTNGGYSTGYEAWSYGGGAEWRWLNTDILQSSLGWNYHAETALQSPSYIYNPYILILPNLLGSRGYSDYYRSEGWRSFLEFGLPDKEWAISFGFNDQTETSLNTTTAYDFLNRDNFQTNRPIDEGQLHSIDITAGYNLDKRYNFGITGQKYLKFKFEHSSPTLGSDFDFNQYTTRLSWSFPTFYQRRFLPNTLDVNVRAGTYSGDLPPQKLGVVDVSLGGSSPFGTLKTAHRRPFRGSQYLSVNLEHNFRTVPFEAIGLHPLVERNISIILFGGAAKTWPQQPSQTSPSLLKTTDGVHWEIGASLNGILGLFRIDFATQIKQPSLSVTVSTARLF, encoded by the coding sequence ATGTCTAAAAAATGCAGCGTTTACCTGTTTCTGCTCTTTTTGCTTTTGGCAGGTGGAGTTACACAGGCACAAACAACAATAACAGGTACTATTACCGATGCTAAAACCGGTAAAACACTCCCTTCCGCTAATATTTTAATTAAGAATACTTACCATGGTACCATTACCAATACCAGCGGTAATTTTTCGTTGACCATCCCTGATTCTTTACTGCCAGCCACTCTACTTGTCCGCTACATTGGCTATCAATCAACCATCCGAACGATCAACACCAAATCTGCATCCGAACAAAACTTTGCGCTACAACCTTCCGTCACAGAGATGCAAGAAATCGTAGTTACAGACGAAGATCCGGGAGTACGCATCATGCGTGAAGTCATCAGCCGAAAACAACAATGGCACAAGAAGCTCAATACTTATCGGGCCGATGCATATACCCGACAACGATTAGCTAATGACACGAGTATTGTATCCATAACGGAATCCGTCTCGGAGATTTTTTGGGATAAACAACAAGGTCACCGCGAAGTACTCAAATCAAAACGACAAACAGCGAATATTAAGGCCGGTGAAAATTTTGCCGGCGTCAGTTACCTTCCCAATTTTTATGATGACAATGTGGAAATTGCAGACTTTGAGCTTGTGGGTGTCACTCATCCGAAAGCGCTTGACTACTATAATTTTAAGTTGGTAGGCCAAACCTCGCTGGATAATAAAACCGTCTTTAAAATTAAGGTTACTCCTACTCGCAAATTACAACCCTTGTTCAAGGGCACTGTTTTTGTACTCAAGGATAAATACGCCCTGCTTGAAGTTAAGCTAACTCCCAACGATGTTGTCAACTTTCCCGCTCCCGTCAAATCCTTTAACCTGGACTATAAACAGCAGTTTAATAACTTTGGTAAATCTTTTTGGCTGCCGGTAGATGTCCGTATCAACGGCAAAATTAAGATTTCAATGATCGGTCTCGACTTTCCAAAAATCAATTTTAACCAGATTTCACGTCTTACTAATTACCACGTTAACACGTCACTGCCCGACTCTCTTTATCGGCAAGATGACCTGTTTAGCGTGGACAGTACTACCATCCGTTCCGACTCTCTACTTAACGATCAGATTAATACCGTACCACTTTCAGAGGATGAACAGCAAGCCTATACTACTATCGATAGCTCCGCCACACTGGAAAAGGCATTTAAACCCAGTGGATTTTTATCCGGATTTGTGGATAACAGTGAAGGAAATTCGACTGCTGGCTTTTTCTCATTTTTGAACAGCGTTCCCGGCAAGATAACTCCTGATCTCCGATATAATCGCGTAGATCAGGCTTATATAGGATTAAAGTACAAGATTAACCTTTTTGAACAACTGGAACTTCATACCAACGGGGGCTATAGCACGGGCTATGAAGCCTGGAGTTACGGCGGTGGTGCAGAGTGGAGGTGGCTAAATACTGATATTCTGCAATCTTCTCTGGGATGGAATTACCATGCTGAAACAGCCCTCCAGTCGCCCTCATATATTTACAACCCCTATATTTTGATACTTCCTAACCTGCTAGGCAGCCGCGGCTATTCTGACTACTATCGCTCAGAAGGCTGGCGCAGCTTTCTCGAATTTGGACTTCCTGATAAAGAGTGGGCTATATCTTTCGGCTTTAACGATCAAACAGAAACATCATTAAATACGACAACTGCCTATGATTTTTTAAATAGGGATAATTTTCAAACAAATCGCCCGATTGATGAAGGGCAACTGCATTCTATAGATATTACAGCAGGTTATAATTTAGATAAGAGATATAACTTTGGCATAACCGGCCAAAAATATCTTAAATTTAAGTTTGAGCATTCTTCGCCCACCCTGGGCAGCGACTTTGACTTTAATCAATATACGACTCGGCTTTCATGGTCATTCCCTACCTTTTATCAGCGCCGATTCTTGCCAAATACGCTGGATGTCAATGTCCGAGCCGGTACGTACAGCGGAGACCTTCCACCACAGAAGTTAGGCGTTGTTGATGTATCCCTTGGTGGCTCCAGTCCATTTGGTACGCTAAAAACGGCTCACAGGCGTCCATTTCGGGGTAGCCAATATCTGTCCGTTAACCTGGAACACAATTTCAGGACGGTACCATTTGAAGCCATTGGACTACACCCACTGGTTGAGCGAAATATCAGTATTATCTTATTTGGGGGAGCAGCCAAAACCTGGCCTCAACAACCATCACAAACTTCACCATCTCTACTGAAAACAACCGACGGAGTCCACTGGGAAATAGGAGCATCCTTGAATGGTATATTGGGACTATTTCGCATCGACTTTGCTACCCAAATTAAGCAACCTTCACTGTCGGTAACCGTTAGTACAGCCCGTTTATTTTAG